TGCTCGACTATGTCAAGAACTCGATGCCGCTTGAAAACGCGACCATTGTCTCCCCTGACGCCGGACGTATCAAGGTCTCCGAGCGTTGGGCCGCGAAGCTCGGCGGGCTGCCGCTAGCCTTTATCCACAAGACGCGCGACGTCACGCGTCCGAACCACGCTGTGGCCCATGGCATTATCGGCGAGGTGCGCGAGCGCGACTGCGTGGTCGTCGATGACATGATCGACACTGCTGGCACCATCTGCGAGGCCGTGCGCACACTGCGCGAGGCAGGTGCGAAATCCGTGACGCTCGTGGCGACCCACGGGCTCTTGTCCGGCCCGGCTACAGAACGGCTGCGCGACTGCGGCGCCCGCGAAATCGTCTTGATGGACACTGTTCCGATTCCTGAGGAGAAGCGTCTGCCGAATATGACAGTGCTTTCTATCGCCCCGCTCCTGGCGGCCGGCATCCGCTCGGTCTTTGAATCCGGGTCAGTCTCGGGCCTGATGGACGGTCTGCCAGAGGACATGCACCCGCGCAACATGTACGCGTGACGAATCCTTCCATTTAAATGTCGTGAGTCCTCCAGCAACGTTGTTTGTTGGAGGACTCACGACGTTCAAACCTACCTTTCCGTCGCAAAACCTCCAACAGCTTTCACTCCCGGCACTTTCACGACTCAAACACACGGTCTAGCGACACAAAACCTCCAACAAGCTCCAGTAGCGGCACTTTTGCGACGCTTTGACTTGATATAGCGACGCAAAACCTCCAGCAATCCCCACTACCAGAGGATTCACGACGTTTCGATCCGACATAGCGTCTCAAAATCTCCAGCAAACTCTGCCAGTGCACTTTATGGCTACGACGCTTCGGCCCCTTCTGACCGTCGGAAGCTTTTCTCAGCTCAAGCCACTGGCACTTTGTGACGCTTTAACCTGATATAGCGTCACAAAACCTCCAGTAAACTCCAGTAACGGCACTTTTATGACGCTGTACGATAGCTTAAAGCCCAACAAGCCGTGTAATCACAATTTCATGCAGGGGACACCCGCATCTATCAACTTACGCACCATTTCCTTACGCCCTAAAACATCACGGTATGTAAGTCGAACTATTCGCGAGACTCCGTTACGGAACAGAAAGCGTTCTCGTTCCTGCTCGCGCCGGACGACTTCCTCAATTACAGCCCCATGCGTCATCGACGGATTGAC
The window above is part of the Bifidobacterium sp. ESL0704 genome. Proteins encoded here:
- a CDS encoding ribose-phosphate diphosphokinase, encoding MSAILEGKSKKRLALVTGRAYPEQAAATAECLGTVPLETTAYDFANGEMYVRYTEPVRGADVFVLQSHTDPINKWIMEQLLMIDALKRASARSITVVAPFLGYSRQDKKGLGREPITARLMFDLFQTAGADRIMTVDLHASQEQGFFDGPVDHLTAMPVLLDYVKNSMPLENATIVSPDAGRIKVSERWAAKLGGLPLAFIHKTRDVTRPNHAVAHGIIGEVRERDCVVVDDMIDTAGTICEAVRTLREAGAKSVTLVATHGLLSGPATERLRDCGAREIVLMDTVPIPEEKRLPNMTVLSIAPLLAAGIRSVFESGSVSGLMDGLPEDMHPRNMYA